Proteins from a genomic interval of Candidatus Bathyarchaeota archaeon:
- a CDS encoding DUF1893 domain-containing protein, giving the protein MSNLDLEIAKQTLKTKNLTLAIAKGGKIIFQSNSHGVMSFFEAIERLGDNLEGAAVADKVVGRAIALLCAYSRVSLVFASILSFEGKNTLERNGIKYEYEALVPRILNRNRRNMCPFEKFSLGIENPKEAYFKLKKFADSLLKRR; this is encoded by the coding sequence ATGTCTAATTTAGATTTAGAAATTGCAAAGCAGACTTTAAAAACGAAAAACCTAACGTTGGCTATTGCTAAGGGTGGAAAGATAATTTTTCAATCAAACTCTCACGGGGTTATGAGCTTTTTTGAGGCAATAGAGCGATTAGGCGACAACCTTGAGGGCGCTGCTGTCGCTGATAAAGTTGTTGGAAGGGCTATTGCGCTGCTATGTGCGTACTCACGGGTTAGTCTCGTCTTTGCTTCCATTTTAAGTTTTGAGGGGAAAAATACACTTGAAAGGAACGGCATAAAGTATGAGTATGAAGCTTTGGTTCCTAGAATCCTTAACAGAAATCGGAGGAACATGTGTCCTTTTGAAAAGTTTTCTTTGGGCATAGAAAATCCAAAGGAAGCCTATTTTAAACTTAAAAAGTTTGCTGATTCCCTTTTAAAGAGAAGGTAA
- a CDS encoding radical SAM protein, whose product MELDEILVKALEDPPTPEETLLLFRKTRNYDECLKLFKAASKVREDEVGYAFKFDGFIWPVTPCTTSPPCRYCGRSAGLWGLDDPLTLDEVEVAAKFMKEIGLRRIGLGGGTVWTGAGERIVNIVRKIKSVAPFNIWVNIGPSLHNEDLVKLRELRVTAVGSSLETTNPKVFKEAKPGDSLEARMRLAEEISKVGLGLFSIMMVGLGSRYEDYVEHIFWLKNFKNLTLLTVSGFNPIPGTPFENRRPANPLEVAKVIAIARLVLRSLDISFGGVMIDWKFIPFVIMAGANRTFHLGCHVHKVGSEYQQHSPKMIEVKRHGHLEFVNMLPLTANLVEEMGMEVHV is encoded by the coding sequence TTGGAGTTGGATGAAATCCTTGTAAAGGCTTTGGAAGACCCGCCGACTCCAGAGGAAACGCTGCTACTCTTCAGAAAAACTCGTAACTATGATGAGTGCTTGAAACTTTTTAAGGCAGCTTCAAAAGTGAGAGAAGACGAGGTGGGCTATGCCTTTAAATTTGACGGTTTTATATGGCCAGTAACCCCATGCACTACGTCGCCGCCGTGCAGATATTGTGGCAGATCCGCTGGCTTATGGGGACTCGACGATCCGCTGACCCTTGATGAGGTAGAAGTTGCTGCAAAATTCATGAAAGAGATTGGATTAAGGCGAATAGGGCTTGGCGGCGGAACCGTGTGGACTGGCGCTGGCGAACGCATAGTCAATATTGTAAGGAAAATTAAGTCGGTTGCGCCGTTCAATATATGGGTAAATATTGGGCCGTCGCTTCATAATGAAGACCTAGTTAAGTTAAGGGAGCTTAGGGTCACCGCTGTGGGCAGCAGTCTTGAAACAACTAATCCTAAAGTGTTTAAAGAAGCCAAGCCCGGTGACAGCCTCGAAGCAAGAATGAGACTAGCAGAAGAAATAAGCAAGGTAGGCTTAGGCCTATTCAGCATAATGATGGTTGGATTAGGCAGCCGCTACGAGGACTATGTAGAGCACATTTTCTGGCTTAAAAACTTCAAAAACCTAACGTTATTGACCGTATCTGGCTTCAATCCGATTCCAGGAACACCATTCGAAAATAGGCGTCCAGCAAATCCGCTTGAAGTCGCTAAGGTAATAGCCATAGCGAGATTAGTGCTAAGAAGTCTTGACATATCGTTTGGAGGGGTAATGATAGACTGGAAGTTTATACCATTTGTGATAATGGCTGGCGCTAACAGAACTTTTCATCTTGGGTGCCATGTTCATAAAGTGGGTTCAGAATATCAGCAGCATAGTCCGAAAATGATAGAGGTTAAAAGGCATGGTCATTTGGAGTTTGTAAACATGTTACCATTAACAGCAAATTTAGTTGAAGAGATGGGGATGGAAGTACATGTCTAA
- the nikR gene encoding nickel-responsive transcriptional regulator NikR: MPKIIRVGVTFPPDLLKDFDEIISRMGYESRSKAVQDAVRAFISEYKWLREETGIRAGIIMVLYDHEVRGLEEALTDTQHDFSHVICSTLHIHLTERDCLEAIAVRGEAKEIRQLAEALTSKRGVKLLKTMLVAP, encoded by the coding sequence ATGCCTAAAATCATTCGAGTGGGAGTTACATTTCCACCGGATTTACTGAAAGATTTTGACGAAATAATCAGCAGAATGGGCTATGAAAGCCGTTCCAAGGCCGTTCAAGACGCTGTAAGAGCATTTATTTCAGAATATAAATGGCTCAGAGAAGAAACTGGAATTAGAGCTGGAATAATAATGGTTCTTTACGACCACGAAGTTAGAGGATTAGAAGAAGCCCTAACCGACACGCAACACGACTTCAGCCACGTCATATGCTCCACACTTCACATCCACTTAACCGAAAGAGACTGCCTAGAAGCAATAGCAGTAAGAGGAGAAGCAAAAGAAATAAGACAACTGGCAGAAGCCCTAACCTCCAAAAGAGGAGTAAAACTCCTAAAAACAATGCTTGTAGCTCCCTAG
- a CDS encoding nucleotidyltransferase family protein, with translation MTEAIILCGGTGWRLKPHTWVPKPLLPLKEESTKYTLLDLQIEWLKKHGFEGIVLATNQKFETKHQVTQVVENKKLGTGGAVKNAAQFIDGNEVYVMNVDDIVSYNPKELFRYSDAGAAILLAKPRIGFGVVKTENSYVIGFEEKPIVDFYVSAGHYVFKKKIIEDYFPEVGDLERETLPILAKKRLLRGMKLKGEWYTINTYKDYLTIKQLIENGKIKPFTS, from the coding sequence TTGACTGAAGCAATAATACTTTGCGGAGGAACTGGATGGCGCCTAAAACCCCACACGTGGGTTCCTAAACCACTTTTACCCTTAAAAGAAGAATCAACCAAATATACATTGCTAGACTTGCAGATTGAATGGCTGAAGAAACATGGCTTTGAAGGAATAGTTTTAGCCACCAATCAAAAATTTGAAACGAAACATCAAGTTACGCAGGTTGTTGAAAACAAAAAGTTAGGAACAGGCGGGGCCGTAAAAAACGCTGCACAATTCATAGATGGAAACGAAGTCTACGTGATGAATGTAGATGATATAGTCTCATACAACCCCAAAGAACTTTTCAGATACTCCGACGCGGGAGCAGCAATTCTACTTGCCAAACCACGCATAGGATTCGGAGTGGTCAAAACAGAAAACAGTTATGTTATAGGATTTGAAGAAAAACCAATAGTTGACTTCTACGTTAGTGCAGGCCACTACGTTTTCAAGAAAAAAATAATTGAAGACTACTTCCCAGAAGTTGGAGACTTAGAAAGGGAAACCCTGCCGATTCTGGCTAAAAAAAGATTATTGAGGGGAATGAAACTCAAAGGAGAATGGTACACCATAAACACCTACAAGGACTACTTGACAATAAAACAACTTATAGAAAATGGGAAAATCAAGCCGTTTACTAGCTAA
- a CDS encoding proteasome assembly chaperone family protein, whose protein sequence is MRRTIIKERGPVELKNPVLIEGLPGLGMVGRIATKYLIKKLKAKPFAHLYSPHFPYYVIVNKKGNVRLLRGVFYYWQNSKGRDLMLFTGDSQAQTIEGQYELAAKIIEFAKSKGVNLIVTLGGFRKEVEETPKVYVASTSESLLEEALKADGLKSPSGNPIVGIAGILLGMARFSGIDALCLLGETRGYLPDPKAAKSVLKVLCKILNLEIDLSGLDVEIERAEKLLEKMRQIETKRELYVKRLQREERERTSYIS, encoded by the coding sequence ATGAGAAGAACAATAATTAAGGAAAGAGGCCCTGTTGAACTTAAAAATCCAGTGTTAATTGAGGGTTTGCCAGGACTTGGAATGGTTGGTAGAATAGCGACGAAATATCTTATTAAGAAACTTAAAGCTAAACCCTTTGCTCATCTTTATTCCCCTCACTTCCCCTACTATGTAATTGTTAACAAAAAGGGGAACGTTAGGCTTCTCCGCGGAGTCTTCTATTATTGGCAAAACTCGAAGGGAAGAGACTTAATGTTGTTTACTGGCGACAGCCAAGCCCAAACAATTGAGGGACAATACGAACTTGCAGCAAAAATAATTGAATTTGCGAAAAGTAAGGGTGTAAACCTTATTGTAACCCTTGGAGGGTTCAGAAAGGAAGTTGAAGAAACCCCTAAGGTTTACGTTGCCTCGACTAGTGAAAGCCTACTTGAGGAAGCCTTAAAGGCTGACGGCTTAAAAAGCCCATCTGGGAATCCCATAGTTGGAATCGCCGGCATACTTTTAGGCATGGCTCGTTTCAGCGGGATTGACGCCCTCTGCCTTTTAGGAGAGACAAGAGGATATTTGCCTGACCCAAAGGCAGCTAAAAGCGTGCTTAAAGTTTTATGCAAAATCCTTAATTTAGAAATTGATCTTTCCGGCTTAGATGTGGAAATTGAAAGGGCGGAAAAGCTTCTTGAGAAGATGCGTCAAATAGAGACTAAGCGTGAGCTTTATGTTAAGCGGTTGCAGAGGGAGGAGAGGGAAAGAACAAGTTATATTAGCTAG
- a CDS encoding RNA-protein complex protein Nop10, whose amino-acid sequence MGWLLRKCVKCGKYTLNKEKCPYCGGNVKIPHPAKFSPDDKYVKYKRMLLREAEEDEKNNN is encoded by the coding sequence ATGGGTTGGCTTTTAAGAAAGTGTGTTAAATGCGGAAAGTACACGTTGAACAAAGAGAAATGTCCCTACTGTGGAGGAAACGTTAAGATTCCTCATCCGGCAAAGTTTTCTCCAGATGACAAGTACGTTAAATATAAAAGGATGTTATTGAGGGAAGCGGAGGAAGATGAGAAGAACAATAATTAA
- a CDS encoding translation initiation factor IF-2 subunit alpha → MVIKRAEWPEVGDLVVATVRRVVDYGAYVYLDEYGKEGLLHISEISSSWVRNIRDHVREGQKVVLKVLRVNPEKGHVDLSLRRVTKRERIEKLYQWKHERRAESLLRSAAEKLGLTPEQIYEKAGVILEEKFGGLYEGLERAVREGAEALVKAGVPKEIAATLEEIAKEKIRVPMVKIKGVFELQCYKPNGVNVIKDALLSAKKVSEGSNAQVRLYVVAPPRYSIEVLAEDYRKAEQVLEKAKEAVLESISKLGGQGSFKREK, encoded by the coding sequence ATGGTTATTAAACGGGCTGAGTGGCCTGAAGTAGGAGATTTAGTCGTTGCTACAGTAAGACGTGTAGTTGATTATGGTGCCTACGTCTACCTAGATGAATATGGGAAAGAAGGATTACTCCATATTTCAGAAATTTCTTCTTCATGGGTAAGGAACATCCGTGACCACGTCCGCGAAGGCCAGAAAGTTGTTTTAAAAGTTTTAAGAGTTAACCCGGAGAAGGGCCATGTAGACCTTTCTTTAAGAAGGGTTACTAAGAGGGAAAGAATAGAAAAACTGTATCAGTGGAAACATGAAAGAAGGGCTGAAAGCTTACTTAGAAGCGCCGCTGAAAAGCTTGGTTTAACCCCAGAACAAATCTATGAAAAAGCCGGAGTAATTCTTGAGGAAAAATTTGGTGGATTATATGAAGGCTTAGAAAGAGCCGTTAGGGAAGGCGCTGAAGCCTTAGTAAAAGCTGGGGTACCAAAGGAAATAGCTGCTACACTAGAGGAAATTGCAAAAGAGAAAATACGAGTTCCAATGGTTAAGATTAAAGGGGTTTTTGAACTCCAATGTTATAAGCCGAACGGAGTGAACGTAATAAAGGACGCCTTGCTGTCCGCAAAGAAGGTTTCTGAGGGCTCAAACGCTCAAGTTAGGCTTTATGTGGTGGCTCCTCCTCGCTATAGCATCGAAGTGCTCGCTGAAGACTACAGAAAGGCCGAGCAAGTTCTTGAAAAGGCAAAGGAAGCAGTGTTAGAAAGTATTTCCAAGCTTGGCGGTCAAGGCTCATTTAAAAGGGAAAAATAA
- a CDS encoding 30S ribosomal protein S27e, with translation MSSDWEKLIPTPRSRFLRVKCPQCGNEQLVFSHATNRVHCNVCGALLAEPKGGKADIKGEIVAVLE, from the coding sequence ATGAGTAGCGATTGGGAAAAACTCATACCTACGCCTAGAAGTCGTTTTCTTAGGGTTAAATGTCCTCAATGTGGGAATGAACAGTTAGTTTTTAGCCATGCAACTAATCGTGTTCACTGCAATGTTTGCGGAGCCTTACTCGCCGAGCCGAAAGGCGGAAAGGCCGATATCAAGGGTGAAATAGTGGCAGTTTTAGAGTAA
- a CDS encoding 50S ribosomal protein L44e: MKVPKEIRTYCPRCRAYQVHTVTLYKAGKRRALAKGERHHKREKKGYGGQKYPLQRKFAKTTKKQTLKIKCKVCGYTQHKEGIRLRKLVIE, encoded by the coding sequence ATGAAGGTTCCTAAGGAAATTAGGACGTATTGTCCCCGTTGCAGGGCTTATCAGGTTCACACGGTTACTTTGTATAAGGCTGGGAAACGTAGAGCCTTAGCTAAAGGAGAGAGGCATCACAAGAGGGAAAAGAAAGGGTATGGTGGGCAGAAGTATCCTTTGCAGCGAAAGTTTGCCAAGACAACGAAGAAGCAGACTTTGAAGATTAAATGTAAAGTTTGCGGTTACACGCAGCATAAAGAGGGAATTCGCCTCCGAAAATTGGTTATAGAATAA
- a CDS encoding DNA replication complex GINS family protein, which yields MYKELYEAWRREKESRVLQQLPKDFYGKVADYVKRIREETRMLDNKTVKGRLIKTEFENVKKMIGELLKLRLEKILEKMKLGGEIPKNYLTYEEEKICEKTVPAAEYFQKLTKDIVQGRISEAADEKEAGKMVVRFLKDVPAIVGVDLKTYGPFQGEDVASLPVENAKILIRQGLAVEVEMG from the coding sequence ATGTATAAGGAACTTTACGAGGCTTGGAGACGTGAAAAGGAAAGTCGAGTTCTCCAGCAGTTGCCAAAAGACTTCTATGGGAAGGTAGCTGATTACGTTAAGAGAATTCGTGAAGAGACTAGGATGCTGGATAACAAAACCGTCAAAGGGAGGCTCATTAAAACTGAGTTTGAGAATGTGAAGAAAATGATAGGAGAACTTTTGAAGCTTAGACTTGAAAAAATTTTGGAAAAAATGAAACTTGGCGGGGAGATTCCCAAAAACTACCTAACCTATGAAGAAGAGAAAATATGTGAGAAAACGGTTCCAGCTGCTGAATATTTTCAAAAGCTAACCAAGGATATAGTTCAAGGAAGGATTTCCGAGGCTGCTGATGAAAAAGAGGCTGGCAAAATGGTTGTCCGTTTTCTTAAAGATGTTCCCGCAATAGTTGGGGTTGACCTAAAAACTTACGGGCCCTTCCAAGGAGAGGATGTTGCGTCTCTACCAGTCGAAAATGCTAAAATATTGATTAGGCAGGGCTTAGCTGTTGAAGTTGAAATGGGGTGA